TGGCTATGGCGTAATTCTTCGGTTTGTTCCGCCACCTGTTGCTCTAATTTTTGATTATAATCGGCTAGAACCTGCTCAGGCGGCTGACGTTCACTGATATCAACAAACGCCGCGATCGCATGAGTCAGAGTTCCCTGACAATCATAGATAGGGGCGCCCCAAGCTTCGACGGGAATTGTGCGATCGCGGTGACGGATTTCCATATCATCAACTCGTACCCGTTTCCCTTGTAACGCTTGCAATAGGGGATGGCGATTCCGGGGATAAAATTCATCGGTTCCCGCCTGATAAATCCGATAGGTTTCAATGAATTGATCCGCCGTCACTGACTCAACCCCCCCTTGACCCAAAATTTGCTTACCGATTTGATTTACATAGTCAGGTTTCCCATCAGCTTCTGACACAAAAATACCCACAGGTACAGCATCAAGAATTTGTTTGAGGCGATGTTCACTCTCTTGGAGTTGGGCAATTAATACGGCTTGGTCTCGATTGGCGTGGTTGAATCCTTGATTCATTGCAGTTGCGCTGTTTTTTGAGGCAAGTCTTGGTCTTAATTATAGCGTCGCCGCGTTTCTTAGCCTATTTATTTGCGATTCAGAACCCCGACTTCTTAAATAAGTCGGGGTTCTCGTCTCGTCTTCAACTTTAATCCTATTTCTGTTTTTTGTCTAACCCCATTTTCCTGGCGGCATCATGGTAGGTTTTCAACGCTTTAGCCCCTACATTACCTGACTGTTTTTCCTTAGGTGATTTTTCCGAATCCTCTGAATCTCCAGCAGCTTTTTTGAGGGCTTCGGTATGAGCAATTCCTTGCTTTGCCCGATCTGATTCAGTCAGTTGAATCGCATGTTTATCAGGAACAATGCTTGAGCCAAACTTACGGGCATAAACTTGGGTAAATTCTGCACCGATAAACAGAATTTGGGCGGAATAGTAAACCCAAGCCAGAAAAATTACTAATGACCCCGCTGCGCCGTATGTTGAGGCAAAACTTCCTCGCCCTAAATACATGCCAATTAAAGACTTACCAATCGTGAAAAGTATGGCAGTAATACTCGCACCAATCCAGACATCACTCCAGCTAATTTTAACATCCGGTAAAAATTTGTACATCATCGCAAACAATAGCGTAATTACACCCAGGGAAAGCACCCAATTTAACAGTGACCAGAGGAATCCTACTCCAAAAAGTAAATCATTAGCATAATTACTCAACGCCGCTAACGCTGCACTGACAATCAGAGACACTAAGAGTAAAAAGCCAATCCCTAGCACAACCGAAAAAGACAATAACCGTTTCTGTAAAAAACCTTTAACCGGTCGTCCAGGTTTCGGTTGTACTCCCCAAACGGTATTCAAAGCATCTTGCAGTTGAGCGAAGACTCCCGATGCACCAAACAGCAGCACGACAATACTGATAATTGAGGCAATACTGCTAACATTTGGTCGATTCGCATTTTGAATCGCCGTTTCAATTACCTTAGCCCCCTCAGTGCCAACTAGCCCTTGAATTTGCTCGACAATCTCCCCTCGTGCGGCTTCCGGACCAAAAATCGAACCCGCGATCGCGATCGCGATAATCAACAACGGTGCCAAGGAAAACACCGTGTAATAGGCTAAGGCGGCGGCTAACCGTGACGCTTTATCCTCTTGCCATTCTTGAATCGTTTCCTTAAATAGTTCTCCAACAACCTTAAAATTCATCACCAACCACTCCACGCAGGATTTTCGATATCACATTGTTTTCACCATTTATAAAATTTTAAGCGTTGCAGCGCAACCCTCTAAAGTTATAATTTTAGCCTTATACTAGATGCTATCCTCCCTCTCTTCTCACATTCCCAAGCGCTCTGCTCAATCATGGATTTCAGTCAAGAGTTACTCAAGAAACTAGACTCTATCGTCAACAACTGGGTGGAAGTCGTTCGCCAAGACGGGCAACTGGAGAGTAGCCGTGAACTCACCTATAAGGCGGTGCTAGATGGTTTACCCTCAGTGCTGCGGGCGATCGCCAAAATCCTTTCTGACTCAGAAAACGGCGCACATCAAACAATTGTCGAGAAAAGTTTAGAACATGGGGTAATCCGAGCCAAACAAGGCTACGATCCCAGCGAAGTTGCCCGAGAATATCGAATTCTGCGCCAGATTATCTTTGCTCATTTAGAATCGGATCTATTGCAAGGTTCAACCGCTCAGATTTTGCAAGCTACCCGAATCATCGATATGGCACTAGATGAAGTGATTGGTCGTTGTTTCAACAGTTATACTGAAGAACGATTACAGGAGTTAGAAAAACTGCAAAGTCAAGTCAACCTCACCAATCACGAACTGACCCGCTTAGTGGACACTCANNNNNNNNNNNNNNNNNNNNNNNNNNNNNNNNNNNNNNNNNNNNNNNNNNNNNNNNNNNNNNNNNNNNNNNNNNNNNNNNNNNNNNNNNNNNNNNNNNNNNNNNNNNNNNNNNNNNNNNNNNNNNNNNNNGTCGATACGTTAACACCCTCAGCCAGTGAAAAAGACCTGACAATAACCGTAGATTACGAACTAGCGCCGAAGCAAGTCACGACTGATCCCTTGCGACTCGAACAGATTATCACCAATTTGGTCAGTAATGCGATTCGTTACACGGAAACAGGAAGCATTACCATCACCTGCCTAGTTGAGTGTAATAATCAACCTAATCAAAATGATCATTTTGAGCATTTTGTGATCGTGATTACCGATACCGGGATTGGTATTGCTCCAGAAGACCAAGCTAAAGTTTTTGATCCGTATTTTCGCGGCAGTTCCCGTGCTAAACGTTTACCGGATAGTACCGGATTGGGGCTGGCGATTGTTGGGCGGCTGGTGCAACTTTTACAAGGAGAAATTCAGCTTGACTCTCAGGTTAATGTTGGCTCAACGTTTAAGGTGACTTTACCGTTAGCCGTTCAAACCCCTGAGAGAACATCAGTGAATGTAACCCCCGTTAACGAAAACAGTAATGGTTAAGTCTGTAGGCACAATAAAAGTTAACGAATGGGAGCATTACAGCGCTTGGCGCTTAGATCAAAGTCCCCCTATTTGATCCCCCTCCTGTCCCCCTATTAGATCCCCCTTCCGTCCCCCTATTAGATCCCCCTCCTGTCCCCCTATTAGATCCCCCTTCCGTCCCCCTATTAGATCCCCCTTCCGTCCCCCTATTAGATCCCCCTTCCGTCCCCCTATTAGATCCCCCTTCCGTCCCCCTTAAAAAGGGGGAAACCAGATGTTTGTTGAGGGGTGTTTGCAGAATTTAATCTAGTGAAAATCATTGCCATTAACCTACTGAATACGCTTTCAAGCGATGCTTGATTTTATTGGCGACAACGGCGACAATTACTACTGCAACTGCCAACAAAACGGCTCCTATTTGCAGCCCCGAATCATCCGCCAAAATTGCCAACGCTGCGAAAACAATCGCCACTCCTACACCCAATTGTTCCACCCGCTGCGAGATCTGATAGGCTCGGTTACAAGAGTGACAAAGTTCAGTATGCCAAAATAACGGCTTCACTGACATTTTATTCAACTGACCTTCAGGTTCATTTTCCCTATCTTTCGAGGTTAAATAACCGCGATAATAGGGCAAAGACGCCCCAACCCGATCCAGCCATTTGCGATATTCCATAGCAAACGTGTCACAGGTTGGAATAGGGGAATAAACCTGTTTCACAGGTTCTCCTAACCGTTCAACTTCATGTTGTTGTCCTAATAGTATGGAAATATCCTGAGCCAGAATTTTATTCTGTTTTAGATGAGTCCACCATCTGGGCATCAGCTTCACGGGTTGAGTGACAAAATTGCGATAGGTTCGTGATAAAATTCGACATTTTCCTTTGCTCAAGGGGAATAGGTAAAATGCCTGCCCAAAGAACCAGTCTTTATCAGGAATAGAAAAGTAAAAATGAGCTAAACTCGGAGCAATAAAATCAAACTTAATCCAGGTTGAGTTGGGTTCTCTTGTATTCCGCGATTGACCCCGAAACCCGTTTACGGAACTCTCCAGGATTTCCATTTCCAAGGGTTGAGCTTTGGCGCGATCGCCCTGATTCCCATGATGAGTAATATGAATATGTGCTGGATCTAACATGTGTTCAAGCACATAGCTGATATCACAGGGAACTTCTGTGAGTTTGTCAGAATGGACAAATCCGGGCTGATCCAATTGCGGAATGGTGGGAATCGCTTGTTCATCCGCTAATTCAGCCGCACCGGGCCAAATCCAAATCAGTCCTTGGCGTTCGACAACTTTATGCGATCGCACGTTAGCATTCACAGGTATTGTCCCATCAGCCGATAACTGGGGAATATGCAGACATTGACCCTCATGACCAAATTGCCATCCGTGGTACAAGCACTCCAGTTTACCGTCAATAAGCTGTCCATCGGATAGTTTAGCCGCACGATGGGGACAGCGATCGGTTAAACAGATCAGTTCCTCTTGGTGTTTGAATATAACGAACGGTTCATCATACAACGAAAAACCATAGGGGCGATCTTTGGCAAAATCTTGGCGGAAACAGATAGGATACCAACAATTTCTCCAGTTAAATTCCGATTCAAGTTCTGGTTCAGATAGGGGATTCGTTGATTGGGCTGAGTCAGGTTTATGAGGAGCAACGGTCATAGTTAAGACTAAAACGAATTGTTACTTGGCGTGTGGATGAATATTATACAAGGATAGCTCCCCCAGCTCGCCCTACATAAGAAATGGGGTTTGGAGACCAAACCCCTACAACACCATCTCCCTCATTGAGATTTTTCAATTAACCGTCCAAACCACTCCAGGACAAGGTATGCTGAAGAACTGATAGTCTGATGCGTGCCTTATGCCTGTGCTGAACTCTGCCCCAGCAACCAATTTTCCCCTAACGGCTGTCGTGGGGCAAGAAGCGATTAAATTAGCGCTGCTGTTGGCGGCGGTTGACCCCGGATTAGGAGGAGTGGCGATCGCGGGACGACGGGGAACAG
The Coleofasciculus chthonoplastes PCC 7420 DNA segment above includes these coding regions:
- a CDS encoding RsbRD N-terminal domain-containing protein, whose amino-acid sequence is MDFSQELLKKLDSIVNNWVEVVRQDGQLESSRELTYKAVLDGLPSVLRAIAKILSDSENGAHQTIVEKSLEHGVIRAKQGYDPSEVAREYRILRQIIFAHLESDLLQGSTAQILQATRIIDMALDEVIGRCFNSYTEERLQELEKLQSQVNLTNHELTRLVDT
- a CDS encoding aromatic ring-hydroxylating dioxygenase subunit alpha translates to MTVAPHKPDSAQSTNPLSEPELESEFNWRNCWYPICFRQDFAKDRPYGFSLYDEPFVIFKHQEELICLTDRCPHRAAKLSDGQLIDGKLECLYHGWQFGHEGQCLHIPQLSADGTIPVNANVRSHKVVERQGLIWIWPGAAELADEQAIPTIPQLDQPGFVHSDKLTEVPCDISYVLEHMLDPAHIHITHHGNQGDRAKAQPLEMEILESSVNGFRGQSRNTREPNSTWIKFDFIAPSLAHFYFSIPDKDWFFGQAFYLFPLSKGKCRILSRTYRNFVTQPVKLMPRWWTHLKQNKILAQDISILLGQQHEVERLGEPVKQVYSPIPTCDTFAMEYRKWLDRVGASLPYYRGYLTSKDRENEPEGQLNKMSVKPLFWHTELCHSCNRAYQISQRVEQLGVGVAIVFAALAILADDSGLQIGAVLLAVAVVIVAVVANKIKHRLKAYSVG
- a CDS encoding YihY/virulence factor BrkB family protein: MNFKVVGELFKETIQEWQEDKASRLAAALAYYTVFSLAPLLIIAIAIAGSIFGPEAARGEIVEQIQGLVGTEGAKVIETAIQNANRPNVSSIASIISIVVLLFGASGVFAQLQDALNTVWGVQPKPGRPVKGFLQKRLLSFSVVLGIGFLLLVSLIVSAALAALSNYANDLLFGVGFLWSLLNWVLSLGVITLLFAMMYKFLPDVKISWSDVWIGASITAILFTIGKSLIGMYLGRGSFASTYGAAGSLVIFLAWVYYSAQILFIGAEFTQVYARKFGSSIVPDKHAIQLTESDRAKQGIAHTEALKKAAGDSEDSEKSPKEKQSGNVGAKALKTYHDAARKMGLDKKQK
- a CDS encoding sensor histidine kinase; the encoded protein is VDTLTPSASEKDLTITVDYELAPKQVTTDPLRLEQIITNLVSNAIRYTETGSITITCLVECNNQPNQNDHFEHFVIVITDTGIGIAPEDQAKVFDPYFRGSSRAKRLPDSTGLGLAIVGRLVQLLQGEIQLDSQVNVGSTFKVTLPLAVQTPERTSVNVTPVNENSNG